One genomic segment of Streptomyces liangshanensis includes these proteins:
- a CDS encoding choice-of-anchor Q domain-containing protein — MIVPARPSPARRNRRVALLTCALLVIGLQTGRTASEAAAAPAVYYVDPATGSASNPGTADRPWRTLQEVFASGRTFAAGDTVYLRSGNHGSPVVTGGATGARTIKAAPGATPRMKTLRFASGATRWTVDGVVVSPQEADGTYTTGDLVRFDAGATQNILRNSQVRAASDAAADTWYNNDWVNRSGTAVVVVGSDNQVLDNQIRNVRNGVMAERTSQAGAGATGVVIRGNSINHFWEDAFRCKVSGCLVEYNSAVNSYAVVPPGTENDPPHRDMFQSYRGDGSFTPVSNVVLRGNVFISRTGTRYAKIPFQYNGKYTIQGIGAFDGPYNNWTIENNAVQVEVGLAMGLYGMNNSRIVNNTVVPRSPANDSEIRLTNQKDGTPSNGNIVRNNLARTFNTGAGTNTQHSNNITVGTAYSTYFVNYPAGDLHLKSGSPAIGAGTNRDAPTTDADRKPRSTTFDVGAYEF, encoded by the coding sequence GTGATCGTCCCGGCCCGTCCGTCGCCCGCCAGGAGGAACCGCCGCGTCGCGCTCCTCACCTGCGCCCTCCTCGTCATCGGCCTCCAGACCGGGCGCACGGCGTCCGAAGCAGCCGCCGCGCCCGCCGTCTACTACGTGGATCCCGCGACCGGCTCCGCGAGCAATCCCGGTACGGCGGACCGGCCCTGGCGTACCCTCCAGGAGGTCTTCGCCTCGGGCCGCACGTTCGCCGCGGGTGACACCGTCTACCTGCGCAGCGGGAACCACGGCAGCCCGGTCGTCACCGGCGGCGCCACGGGCGCGCGGACCATCAAGGCCGCCCCCGGCGCGACACCCCGCATGAAGACACTGCGCTTCGCCTCCGGGGCCACCCGCTGGACGGTCGACGGAGTTGTCGTGTCACCCCAGGAGGCCGACGGTACGTACACCACCGGCGACCTCGTGCGGTTCGACGCGGGCGCCACCCAGAACATCCTGCGGAACTCACAGGTCCGGGCCGCGAGCGACGCCGCGGCCGACACCTGGTACAACAACGACTGGGTCAACCGCAGCGGCACCGCCGTCGTGGTCGTCGGCAGCGACAACCAGGTGCTGGACAACCAGATCCGCAACGTCCGCAACGGTGTGATGGCCGAGCGGACCTCCCAGGCCGGCGCCGGCGCCACGGGTGTGGTGATCCGGGGCAACAGCATCAACCACTTCTGGGAGGACGCCTTCCGCTGCAAGGTCAGCGGCTGCCTGGTCGAGTACAACTCCGCGGTGAACAGCTACGCCGTCGTGCCGCCCGGCACGGAGAACGACCCGCCGCACCGCGACATGTTCCAGAGCTACCGCGGCGACGGCAGCTTCACCCCGGTGTCGAACGTGGTCCTGCGCGGCAACGTCTTCATCAGCCGCACCGGCACGCGCTACGCGAAGATCCCGTTCCAGTACAACGGCAAGTACACCATCCAGGGCATCGGCGCCTTCGACGGCCCGTACAACAACTGGACCATCGAGAACAACGCCGTCCAGGTCGAAGTCGGCCTCGCCATGGGCCTGTACGGCATGAACAACAGCCGGATCGTCAACAACACCGTCGTGCCGCGCTCCCCCGCCAACGACAGCGAGATCCGCCTCACCAACCAGAAGGACGGCACCCCCTCGAACGGCAACATCGTCCGCAACAACCTGGCACGGACCTTCAACACCGGCGCCGGGACCAACACCCAGCACTCCAACAACATCACCGTGGGCACCGCCTACTCCACGTACTTCGTCAACTACCCCGCCGGGGACCTCCACCTGAAGTCCGGATCCCCCGCCATCGGCGCCGGAACCAACAGGGACGCGCCCACCACCGACGCCGACCGCAAGCCCCGCTCCACCACGTTCGACGTGGGCGCCTACGAGTTCTGA
- a CDS encoding response regulator: MTAAGPGGDAPLRVLLCDDNTLLLDVLCEVVDAEPDMRVVGTATDPGTAIELVLRHGPDVVVLDVRFPGGGHRVAREIARRAPDSRVVAFSAYGDQGSVDGMKRAGVFAYVLKGVTNREFLDALRRAGHRSDAPR, from the coding sequence GTGACAGCGGCCGGCCCCGGCGGGGACGCGCCGCTGCGCGTGCTCCTCTGCGACGACAACACTCTGCTGCTCGACGTCCTGTGCGAGGTCGTGGACGCGGAGCCGGACATGCGGGTGGTGGGCACGGCGACGGACCCCGGTACGGCGATCGAGCTCGTCCTGCGTCATGGGCCGGACGTGGTGGTCCTGGACGTCCGCTTTCCCGGCGGCGGCCACCGGGTCGCCCGGGAGATCGCGCGCCGCGCGCCGGACAGCCGCGTCGTCGCGTTCTCCGCGTACGGGGACCAGGGCTCGGTCGACGGAATGAAGCGCGCCGGGGTCTTCGCGTACGTCCTCAAAGGGGTGACGAACCGCGAGTTCCTCGACGCGCTGCGCCGCGCGGGACACCGCTCCGACGCCCCGCGCTGA
- a CDS encoding ATP-binding protein, with product MPDDTSLRAVGWARSFPVSGGVRAGRTWARGHLDSLGWCTDAPDTVDSVLLTVSELITNAHVHARSTAQLVLTWDSVCLHVSVHDSGQGTPVAREAGDSEPSGRGLAIVNALADSCETRNQADGKTVIACFHPPGGPVRHHHGS from the coding sequence ATGCCGGACGACACGTCATTGAGAGCGGTGGGCTGGGCCCGGTCCTTTCCCGTATCGGGTGGGGTCCGGGCCGGCCGCACGTGGGCGCGCGGACACCTGGACTCGCTGGGATGGTGCACGGACGCGCCCGACACCGTGGACTCGGTGCTGCTCACCGTCTCGGAGCTGATCACCAACGCCCACGTGCACGCCCGGAGCACCGCCCAGCTGGTACTGACCTGGGACAGCGTCTGCCTGCACGTGAGCGTGCACGATTCCGGGCAGGGCACGCCCGTGGCGCGCGAGGCCGGTGATTCCGAGCCCTCCGGGCGCGGCCTCGCCATCGTGAACGCGCTGGCCGACAGCTGCGAGACGCGGAACCAGGCCGACGGCAAGACCGTCATCGCCTGCTTCCATCCCCCTGGCGGGCCGGTACGGCACCACCACGGCAGCTGA
- a CDS encoding STAS domain-containing protein: MNAPPPFTVSRAVTRAGDAHVALAGELDHTTAPQVREAVAACMAERPKSLRLELSGVEFCDCSGLGVLLETRLCVLLAGADLVVAGIGTQLARLISLIGAGDILAEGYVRADSILARSE, translated from the coding sequence GTGAACGCTCCTCCGCCCTTCACGGTGTCGCGCGCCGTCACGCGGGCGGGAGACGCGCACGTCGCGCTCGCCGGCGAACTCGACCACACCACCGCCCCGCAGGTCAGGGAAGCGGTGGCGGCCTGCATGGCGGAACGGCCGAAGAGCCTGCGCCTCGAACTGAGCGGTGTCGAGTTCTGCGACTGCTCCGGGCTCGGCGTCCTGCTGGAGACGCGGCTGTGCGTCCTGCTGGCCGGCGCGGATCTCGTGGTGGCGGGCATCGGGACGCAGTTGGCGCGGCTGATCTCCCTGATCGGAGCCGGGGATATCCTGGCCGAGGGGTACGTGAGGGCGGACTCGATCCTGGCCCGCAGCGAATGA
- a CDS encoding GntR family transcriptional regulator produces the protein MARGRKTRHLADELRRGIAELRWPAGRLPTEQQLARDQGVSLNTVRRAVDLLVQEGLVYRRQGSGTYVSDTPATRTGYAVGVVVPSLTYYYPRVVAGIEGELARRGCRMLLRSTDWDTARERQAVDELVAAGAAGLVLVPTLDDDGSRPGNADLAPLGPPAVLVERGTHLPPILDEFVRSHHAAGALLAVEHLLALGHTRIGYLERTAPHTAPQIRSGLAAALERAGLPADPVITVSLPRWTAHDAEAVVGRAVESGVTAVICFADHEATLLVAAARRRGVRVPEDLSVIGYDDEIADLCEVPLTAVSPPKKELGERAVDILAARLADPGAPRRQETLVPRLVVRESTGPAPQSH, from the coding sequence GTGGCGCGAGGCCGGAAGACCCGCCACCTGGCCGACGAACTGCGCCGGGGCATCGCCGAACTGCGCTGGCCGGCCGGGAGACTCCCTACCGAGCAGCAGTTGGCGCGCGACCAGGGGGTCAGCCTCAACACCGTGCGGCGGGCGGTCGACCTGCTCGTCCAGGAGGGCCTGGTCTACCGCAGGCAGGGATCGGGGACCTACGTCTCCGACACGCCGGCCACCCGCACCGGCTACGCGGTCGGCGTCGTCGTGCCGTCGCTGACGTACTACTACCCGCGCGTCGTCGCGGGCATCGAGGGCGAACTGGCCCGGCGCGGCTGCCGGATGCTGCTGCGCTCGACCGACTGGGACACCGCGCGGGAGCGGCAGGCCGTGGACGAGCTGGTCGCGGCGGGCGCGGCGGGTCTGGTCCTCGTGCCGACGCTCGACGACGACGGTTCCCGGCCCGGGAACGCGGACCTGGCCCCCCTCGGCCCGCCGGCCGTGCTCGTGGAGCGGGGAACCCATCTCCCCCCGATCCTCGACGAGTTCGTCCGTTCCCACCACGCCGCAGGCGCGCTGCTCGCGGTCGAGCATCTCCTGGCCCTCGGGCACACGCGCATCGGTTACCTGGAGCGGACGGCCCCGCACACCGCGCCGCAGATCCGCTCGGGGCTGGCCGCGGCGCTGGAGCGGGCCGGCCTGCCCGCGGATCCGGTGATCACGGTGTCGCTGCCGCGCTGGACCGCTCATGACGCGGAGGCCGTCGTCGGGCGGGCGGTGGAGAGCGGGGTGACGGCCGTGATCTGTTTCGCCGACCACGAGGCGACCTTGCTGGTCGCCGCCGCGCGGCGGCGGGGGGTGCGCGTGCCCGAGGACCTGTCGGTGATCGGCTACGACGACGAGATCGCCGATCTGTGCGAGGTCCCGCTGACGGCGGTCTCGCCGCCGAAGAAGGAGCTGGGCGAACGCGCGGTGGACATCCTCGCCGCGCGCCTCGCCGATCCCGGGGCGCCCCGGCGGCAGGAGACCCTCGTACCGCGCCTCGTGGTGCGGGAGTCCACGGGGCCGGCCCCGCAGTCACACTGA
- a CDS encoding TetR family transcriptional regulator, with protein sequence MHRRARSTEDKTRRSEDLLAAAEALALELGGVRHLTLAPVTERAGLHRTGVRRYYASKEELLLELAERGWGRWRGAVKDEVGDRTDLGPAQVAEVLTETLVSLPVFCDLLTHVPLSLEGDVDIERARRYKTNSFAAYDEMASALAGAGSMTLPQIEGLLTTALSLAATFWQVSHPTPTLAALYEQEPRWAHVALDFAPKLRHLLEATAYGLARTAPA encoded by the coding sequence ATGCACCGCAGAGCCCGATCGACCGAGGACAAGACGCGTCGCTCCGAAGACCTGCTGGCGGCGGCCGAGGCGCTCGCCCTGGAGCTGGGCGGCGTCCGCCACCTCACCCTGGCGCCGGTCACCGAACGCGCGGGGCTGCACCGCACCGGCGTACGGCGCTACTACGCCAGCAAGGAGGAACTGCTCCTGGAGCTGGCCGAGCGGGGGTGGGGCAGGTGGCGCGGCGCGGTCAAGGACGAGGTCGGCGACCGTACCGACCTCGGTCCTGCCCAGGTCGCCGAGGTCCTCACCGAGACGCTGGTCTCGCTGCCGGTCTTCTGCGACCTGCTGACCCATGTCCCGCTGTCCCTCGAAGGCGATGTCGACATCGAGCGGGCCCGCCGCTACAAGACCAACTCCTTCGCCGCCTACGACGAGATGGCGAGTGCGCTGGCCGGTGCGGGCAGCATGACGCTCCCGCAGATCGAGGGCCTGCTGACCACGGCACTGTCCCTCGCGGCCACCTTCTGGCAGGTGTCGCACCCGACCCCGACACTCGCCGCCCTGTACGAGCAGGAGCCGCGCTGGGCCCACGTCGCCCTCGACTTCGCCCCGAAACTCCGCCACCTGCTCGAAGCGACGGCGTACGGACTCGCCCGGACGGCACCGGCGTAG
- a CDS encoding phosphatase PAP2 family protein, whose amino-acid sequence MSGMLAGLRRYDHRLTRRIAAWDHPWIRTALPTAQDAAEHTLLWWGAAAAVAATGGRRGRVAAGAGLAAMGLAEVLSNTVGKQLVERRRPPKEWIPNEEVEDRPTSSSFPSGHTAAAVAFAATVAVVSPRAGALCAPAALAVALGRVHSGAHYPSDIAAGGLIGLAATALVLTGRHRATRRWR is encoded by the coding sequence ATGAGCGGGATGCTCGCCGGGTTGCGGCGGTACGACCACCGGCTGACCCGGCGGATCGCGGCGTGGGACCACCCGTGGATCCGGACGGCGCTGCCGACCGCGCAGGACGCGGCGGAACACACCCTGCTGTGGTGGGGCGCGGCCGCGGCCGTGGCGGCCACGGGCGGACGGCGGGGCCGCGTCGCGGCGGGGGCGGGGCTGGCCGCGATGGGACTGGCGGAGGTGCTGTCGAACACGGTGGGCAAGCAGCTCGTGGAGCGTCGCCGTCCTCCCAAGGAGTGGATTCCGAACGAGGAGGTGGAGGACCGGCCGACCAGCTCCTCCTTCCCCTCCGGTCACACGGCGGCGGCCGTCGCCTTCGCCGCGACGGTCGCCGTCGTGTCGCCGCGTGCCGGTGCCCTCTGCGCGCCCGCGGCACTGGCCGTGGCGCTGGGGCGGGTCCACAGCGGGGCCCACTACCCCTCGGACATCGCCGCAGGGGGCCTCATCGGCCTGGCGGCCACGGCCCTGGTCCTCACCGGCCGGCACCGGGCCACGAGGCGTTGGCGGTAG
- a CDS encoding PAS domain-containing sensor histidine kinase, whose protein sequence is MTPLPPLPEQPRKQAAPLADAAFSLLVQGVLDYGIFMLDPQGYVISWNAGAERIKGYSAAEIVGNHFSVFYPEEDKAAGKPGWELETAVADGRLEDEGWRIRKDGSRFWANVVITALWDDTGRLAGFGKVTRDMSERRAAQNALSERRRLFDHLVQAQETERRRIAWDVHDDSIQAMVAVGMRLQLLAERVPEPYAPELERLDLSVRGAIGRLRNLTFRLHPPGIDRSGLVEALSNHLTEVTRSWGMTPTFEHRLDREPGPETAVTIFRIVQEALLNVYKHAGARSVEVRVESSDGGIVTSVADDGNGEPMARDAGREHFGIVEMRERAETAGGWWSIRSRPGTGTTVEFWVPNPPPAVAAESAAPGPP, encoded by the coding sequence GTGACGCCGCTGCCGCCCCTGCCGGAGCAGCCCCGGAAGCAGGCGGCTCCGCTGGCGGACGCCGCGTTCTCGCTGCTCGTCCAGGGCGTGCTCGACTACGGCATCTTCATGCTCGACCCGCAGGGGTACGTGATCAGCTGGAACGCGGGAGCGGAACGGATCAAGGGGTACTCCGCCGCGGAGATCGTGGGGAACCACTTCTCGGTCTTCTACCCGGAGGAGGACAAGGCGGCGGGCAAGCCGGGGTGGGAGCTGGAGACCGCCGTGGCGGACGGCCGGCTGGAGGACGAGGGCTGGCGCATCCGCAAGGACGGCTCCCGGTTCTGGGCGAACGTGGTCATCACCGCGCTGTGGGACGACACGGGCCGGCTGGCCGGGTTCGGCAAGGTCACCCGCGACATGTCGGAACGGCGGGCGGCGCAGAACGCGCTCAGCGAGCGCCGGCGGCTGTTCGACCACCTCGTCCAGGCCCAGGAGACGGAACGCCGCCGCATCGCGTGGGACGTCCACGACGACTCCATCCAGGCCATGGTCGCCGTGGGGATGCGCCTGCAACTGCTGGCGGAGCGCGTACCGGAGCCGTACGCACCGGAGCTGGAACGTCTCGACCTGTCGGTGCGCGGCGCGATCGGCCGGCTCCGGAACCTGACCTTCCGCCTGCACCCGCCGGGGATCGACCGCAGCGGGCTGGTCGAGGCGCTCTCCAACCACCTGACCGAGGTGACGCGTTCCTGGGGGATGACCCCGACGTTCGAGCACCGGCTCGACCGGGAGCCCGGACCCGAGACGGCCGTCACCATCTTCCGTATCGTCCAGGAGGCGCTGCTGAACGTGTACAAGCACGCCGGCGCGCGTTCCGTCGAGGTACGGGTCGAGTCGTCCGACGGGGGCATCGTGACGAGCGTCGCCGACGACGGCAACGGGGAGCCCATGGCGCGGGACGCGGGACGCGAACACTTCGGGATCGTCGAGATGCGGGAGCGGGCCGAGACGGCGGGGGGCTGGTGGTCCATCCGCAGCCGACCCGGGACGGGGACGACGGTCGAGTTCTGGGTGCCGAACCCGCCGCCCGCGGTGGCGGCGGAATCCGCGGCACCCGGCCCGCCGTGA
- the tkt gene encoding transketolase has translation MANERSQSRGPAGRASELALPVAGGAGWDTVDVRAVDTVRVLAADAVQKVGNGHPGTAMSLAPLAYLLFQNVMRHDPADDQWLGRDRFVLSCGHSSLTLYIQLYLAGYGLELDDLRQLRTWGSATPGHPEYRHTRGVEITTGPLGQGLASAVGMAMAARRERGLLDPDAAPGSSPFDHHVFVVASDGDMMEGVTAEAASLAGHQELGNLVVFYDSNHISIEDDTDISFSEDVVARYAAYGWHVQSVDWTRTGDYVEDVDALLTAVKAAKAETSRPSFIQLRTIIGWPAPTKRNTGKAHGSALGDEEVAATKSLLGFDPDVTFAVEDDVLARTRAVGERGREARAAWQSAYDAWRGANPERAALLDRLQAQRLPDGWTRALPSFPADPKGMATRKASGEVLTALAPVLPELWGGSADLAGSNNTTMEGEPSFVPAERQTSEFPGGPYGRTLHFGIREHAMGSILNGIALQSLTRPYGGTFLTFSDYMRPAVRLAALMKLPATYVWTHDSIGLGEDGPTHQPVEHLAALRAIPGLDVVRPGDANETTVCWRTILEHTDRPAGLVLTRQNLPVLDRASDGGAPATGASGPYAPAEGAARGGYVLADGSGDVPDVILVATGSEVQIALDARTRLEGEGLSVRVVSMPCREWFAAQPVAYQDEVLPPSVRARVSVEAAVGQGWRDVVGDAGRIVSLEHYGASADYERLYQEFGITPEAVAAAAHDSIRDAAAPPYPGGHQRISAPSEGSTGDLPS, from the coding sequence ATGGCGAATGAGCGATCCCAGTCCCGCGGCCCGGCGGGCCGCGCATCCGAACTGGCCCTGCCCGTGGCGGGCGGGGCCGGGTGGGACACCGTGGACGTACGGGCCGTGGACACCGTACGGGTGCTGGCGGCGGACGCGGTCCAGAAGGTCGGCAACGGCCACCCCGGCACCGCGATGAGCCTGGCCCCGCTCGCGTACCTGCTGTTCCAGAACGTCATGCGGCACGATCCGGCCGACGACCAGTGGCTGGGCCGGGACCGCTTCGTCCTCTCGTGCGGCCATTCGAGCCTGACCCTCTACATCCAGCTGTACCTGGCGGGGTACGGGCTCGAACTGGACGACCTGCGGCAGCTCAGGACGTGGGGCTCGGCGACGCCAGGGCACCCGGAGTACCGGCACACGCGCGGGGTCGAGATCACGACGGGCCCGCTGGGCCAGGGCCTCGCGAGCGCCGTCGGGATGGCCATGGCCGCCCGCCGGGAGCGCGGCCTGCTGGACCCCGACGCGGCCCCGGGAAGCAGCCCGTTCGACCACCACGTGTTCGTGGTGGCGTCGGACGGCGACATGATGGAGGGCGTGACCGCCGAGGCCGCGTCCCTGGCCGGCCATCAGGAGCTGGGCAACCTGGTCGTCTTCTACGACTCGAACCACATCTCCATTGAGGACGACACCGACATCTCCTTCAGCGAGGACGTGGTCGCGCGCTACGCGGCGTACGGGTGGCACGTGCAGTCGGTGGACTGGACCCGTACGGGTGACTACGTCGAGGACGTCGACGCGCTGCTGACGGCGGTGAAGGCCGCCAAGGCGGAGACGTCCCGGCCCTCGTTCATCCAGCTGCGCACGATCATCGGCTGGCCCGCGCCCACCAAGCGCAACACCGGCAAGGCGCACGGCTCCGCGCTCGGCGACGAGGAGGTCGCGGCGACCAAGTCCCTCCTCGGCTTCGACCCCGACGTGACGTTCGCCGTCGAGGACGACGTCCTGGCCAGGACCCGCGCGGTGGGCGAGCGGGGCCGGGAGGCGCGCGCCGCCTGGCAGTCCGCGTACGACGCGTGGCGCGGGGCCAACCCGGAGCGCGCCGCGCTCCTGGACCGGCTCCAGGCCCAGCGGCTGCCCGACGGCTGGACGCGGGCGCTGCCCTCGTTCCCGGCCGACCCCAAGGGCATGGCCACCCGCAAGGCGTCCGGCGAGGTCCTCACCGCGCTCGCGCCGGTGCTGCCCGAACTGTGGGGCGGTTCCGCCGACCTGGCGGGGAGCAACAACACCACGATGGAGGGGGAGCCGTCGTTCGTGCCCGCCGAGCGGCAGACGTCGGAGTTCCCCGGCGGCCCCTACGGGCGGACGCTGCACTTCGGCATCCGTGAGCACGCCATGGGCTCGATCCTCAACGGCATCGCGCTCCAGAGCCTGACCAGGCCCTACGGCGGTACGTTCCTGACGTTCAGCGACTACATGCGGCCCGCCGTCCGGCTCGCGGCGCTGATGAAGCTGCCCGCCACGTACGTGTGGACGCACGACTCCATCGGGCTCGGCGAGGACGGCCCCACCCACCAGCCGGTCGAGCACCTGGCCGCGCTGCGCGCCATCCCCGGCCTGGACGTCGTACGGCCCGGGGACGCCAACGAGACCACCGTGTGCTGGCGGACGATCCTGGAGCACACCGACCGGCCCGCCGGGCTGGTCCTGACCCGACAGAACCTCCCCGTGCTCGACCGGGCCTCGGACGGCGGCGCGCCGGCGACCGGGGCGAGCGGCCCGTACGCCCCGGCCGAGGGCGCGGCCCGCGGGGGTTACGTCCTGGCCGACGGGTCCGGGGACGTACCCGACGTCATCCTGGTCGCGACCGGGTCCGAGGTGCAGATCGCCCTGGACGCGCGCACCCGGCTGGAGGGCGAGGGCCTGTCCGTACGGGTGGTGTCGATGCCGTGCCGGGAGTGGTTCGCGGCGCAGCCCGTGGCGTACCAGGACGAGGTGCTGCCGCCGTCCGTGCGGGCCCGGGTGAGTGTCGAGGCCGCCGTGGGTCAGGGCTGGCGGGACGTGGTCGGCGACGCCGGTCGTATCGTCAGCCTGGAGCACTACGGGGCCTCCGCCGACTACGAGCGCCTCTACCAGGAGTTCGGCATCACCCCGGAGGCGGTCGCCGCGGCGGCGCACGACAGCATCCGGGACGCGGCGGCCCCTCCGTACCCCGGCGGCCACCAGCGGATCTCCGCCCCCTCGGAGGGGAGCACGGGCGACCTGCCGTCCTGA
- a CDS encoding response regulator: MPAPQDRPVRVLLVEDHDMVAEAIGLALERSPGLEIVGRSASLAAALADTERLRPDVVLLDRRLPDGDGLGAIPRLEALVPGVRVLVLTGDGSASVAARVAEAGGAGLLLKTSGLGELEDAVRRVAAGEVVFGQDLLGGVLDRLSGRTPALGATLTRRERETLDLLGEGFTTSDISVRLGVALNTGRNHVQRVLEKLGARSQLEAVTIARREGLLT; this comes from the coding sequence ATGCCCGCACCGCAGGACCGACCGGTCCGGGTCCTCCTGGTGGAGGACCACGACATGGTGGCCGAGGCGATAGGCCTGGCCCTGGAGCGTTCCCCCGGTCTGGAGATCGTGGGCCGCTCGGCGTCACTGGCCGCGGCGCTGGCCGATACGGAACGGCTCCGGCCCGACGTCGTCCTGCTGGACCGGCGGCTGCCGGACGGCGACGGCCTCGGCGCCATCCCCCGCCTGGAGGCGCTCGTTCCCGGTGTGCGCGTGCTCGTCCTGACCGGTGACGGCAGCGCGTCGGTGGCGGCGCGCGTGGCGGAGGCGGGCGGGGCCGGCCTGCTGTTGAAGACCAGCGGCCTGGGTGAGCTGGAGGACGCGGTACGGCGGGTGGCGGCCGGCGAGGTCGTGTTCGGCCAGGACCTGCTGGGCGGCGTGCTGGACCGGCTCAGCGGCCGGACGCCGGCGCTCGGCGCCACACTGACCCGGCGTGAGCGGGAGACGCTCGACCTGCTCGGCGAGGGCTTCACCACCTCGGACATCAGCGTCCGGCTGGGGGTCGCGCTCAACACGGGGCGCAATCACGTCCAGCGCGTCCTGGAGAAGCTGGGCGCGCGGTCCCAGCTGGAGGCCGTGACGATCGCGCGCCGCGAAGGGCTCCTCACGTGA
- a CDS encoding ATP-binding protein encodes MIADARRLAREFLAQVQGEYGVPVSVRLLGDTQLVVSELVTNARKYAPGPCLVDLELLTDAVEITVWDSESALPIARAAEPGRIGQHGIEIVLALCEGFDVRREPLGKRIKVRLALTDGLR; translated from the coding sequence ATGATCGCGGACGCGCGCCGGCTGGCCCGCGAGTTCCTGGCCCAGGTGCAGGGGGAGTACGGCGTCCCGGTGTCGGTCCGGCTGCTCGGTGACACGCAGCTGGTGGTGAGCGAGCTGGTGACCAACGCGCGCAAGTACGCGCCGGGCCCGTGCCTGGTGGACCTCGAACTGCTCACCGACGCGGTCGAGATCACCGTGTGGGACAGCGAGTCCGCGCTGCCGATCGCTCGGGCGGCCGAGCCCGGCCGTATCGGACAGCACGGCATCGAGATCGTGCTGGCGCTGTGCGAGGGATTCGACGTCCGGCGCGAGCCTCTCGGCAAGCGGATCAAGGTGCGGCTCGCCCTGACGGACGGGCTCCGCTGA
- a CDS encoding quinone oxidoreductase family protein: MKAIHVTRFGDPSVLEAVDLPDPRPGPGQLTIDVTHAAVGLIDVYFRQGLFKDHEGLPRPPFVPGLEVAGTVRALGEGVTGFAVGERVVTLSATGTGGYASVLVSDQAYVVSTEGYDIDPALAVAMVPNAAMAHMALTGVARLAPGESVLVHGALGGFASAVPGVARQLGASRVVGSVRAGKLGVAAASRLPYDTIVDSAELPEALDGQLFDVVIDPVGGALRTRSLDLLAPSGRLLLVGNASGDWDSVIDSNRVWVSSVTVSGFSAGVYVPNHLDELRPAAEAALRAVSDGLAHTEVDVLPLADAVTAHERMENRSVDGRIVLAL, from the coding sequence ATGAAAGCCATTCACGTCACCCGCTTCGGCGACCCCTCGGTGCTGGAAGCCGTCGACCTGCCCGACCCCCGGCCGGGCCCCGGACAGCTCACGATCGACGTCACCCACGCGGCCGTCGGACTCATCGACGTCTACTTCCGCCAGGGGCTGTTCAAGGACCACGAAGGCCTGCCCCGGCCGCCGTTCGTCCCCGGCCTGGAGGTCGCGGGTACCGTGCGCGCGCTCGGCGAGGGGGTGACCGGGTTCGCGGTGGGCGAGCGGGTGGTGACGCTCTCCGCCACCGGCACGGGCGGCTACGCGTCGGTGCTCGTCAGCGACCAGGCGTACGTCGTGTCCACGGAGGGGTACGACATCGACCCCGCGCTCGCCGTGGCGATGGTCCCCAACGCCGCGATGGCCCACATGGCCCTGACCGGCGTCGCCCGCCTGGCCCCGGGCGAGAGCGTCCTCGTCCACGGCGCCCTGGGCGGCTTCGCGTCCGCCGTTCCGGGTGTCGCACGACAGCTCGGCGCTTCGCGGGTGGTCGGTTCGGTCCGCGCGGGCAAGCTGGGGGTGGCCGCCGCCAGCCGGCTGCCGTACGACACGATCGTCGACTCCGCCGAACTGCCCGAGGCCCTCGACGGGCAGCTGTTCGACGTCGTCATCGACCCCGTGGGAGGGGCGCTGCGCACCCGGAGCCTCGACCTGCTGGCCCCGTCCGGGCGCCTCCTGCTGGTGGGGAACGCCAGTGGCGACTGGGACAGCGTGATCGACAGCAACCGGGTCTGGGTGAGCAGCGTGACGGTCTCCGGCTTCTCGGCGGGCGTGTACGTCCCGAACCACCTGGACGAACTGCGCCCCGCCGCCGAGGCCGCGCTGAGGGCGGTGTCGGACGGGCTGGCGCACACCGAGGTGGACGTGCTCCCGCTGGCCGACGCCGTGACCGCGCACGAGCGGATGGAGAACCGGTCGGTCGACGGCCGTATCGTCCTGGCCCTCTGA